From the Drechmeria coniospora strain ARSEF 6962 chromosome 02, whole genome shotgun sequence genome, the window ccctcgtcatcttcgccTGCATCTCGTcctggctcgtcgccgtcttcggtGGCGGCTTGGGTTGGGTCTTCATCATCATGGCCGTCTGCGCAACCTACTACCGAACCTCGCTGCGGCGCGTGCGGCGCAACTTTCGCGACGACATCACGCGAGAGTTGGCCCTCAAGAAGATCGACACCGACAGCGAGTCTCTCGAGTGGATCAACTCCTTTCTCGTCAAGTTTTGGCCCATCTACCAGCCCGTGCTGGCCCAGACCATCATCAACTCGGTCGACCAGGTTCtcagctcggcgacgcccgccTTCCTCGACAGCCTGAAGCTCAAGACCTTCACCCTCGGCTCGAAGCCTCCACGCATGGAGCACGTCAAGACGTATCCCAagaccgaggacgacatcGTCATGATGGACTGGAAGTTCAGCTTCACGCCCAACGACACGGCCGACATGACCGCCCGCCAGCTGAAGAACAAGATCAACCCCAAGGTCGTCTTGGAGATTCGCATCGGCAAGGCCATGATCAGCAAGGGTCtcgacgtcatcgtcgaggacaTGGCCTTCTCCGGCATCATGCGCCTCAAGATCAAGCTGCAGATTCCCTTCCCCCACGTCGACAGGATCGAGATGTGTTTCCTCGAGCGCCCGACCATCGACTACGTCTGCAAgcccctcggcggcgacagctTCGGCTTCGACATCAACTTCGTCCCGGGCCTCGAAAGCTTCATCCTCGAGCAGATCCACGGCAACCTGGCGCCCATGATGTACGCGCCGAACGTCTTCCCCATCGAGGTGGCCAAGATGCTCGCCGGAACCCCCGTCGaccaggccgtcggcgtgctcgccCTGACCATCCACGGCGCGCAGGGCCTCAAGAACACGGACAACTttgccggcaccgtcgacccCTACGCCTGCATCAGCTTCAGCCGCCGCCAGGAGCTCGCCCGAACCAAGACGATCGAGGACAACTCCAACCCGAGGTGGAACGAGACGCACTACCTCATCGTCACCTCCTTCAACGACTCGCTCGACATCCAGGTCTTCGACAAAAACGAGTTTCGCAAGTCcaaggagctcggcgtcgctTCCTTCCGtctcgaggacctcgaggagctcaacGTGCGCGAGAACGAGCGGATCGAGgtcatcgccgacggcaaggcccGCGGCGTCGTCTCCTGCGACCTCCGCTTTTTCCCCGTCATGGAGCccacgacgggcgaggacggaaaGCCGGAACCGCTGCCGCCATCCAACCAGGGCATCCTGCGATTcaccgtcgagcaggccaaggacctcgacggcaccaagAGTCTCGTCGGCATGCTCAACCCGTACGCCGACATGTTCCTCAACGGCAAGGCGGTGCACCAGACCAAGAAGCTCAAACGCACCAACAACCCCATTTGGGACAACGGATCCAAGGAAATTCTCATCACGGACCGCGCAAAGGCCAAGTTGGGCGTCACCATCAAGGATGACAGGGATCTGACGGGAGACCAGGTCCTCGGCAAGTACCAGAtcaagctcgacgagatgCTCGAGTGCATGGAGCAGGGCAAGGAGTGGTACCAGCTGTCCGGCGCCCACAGCGGTCGCGTCAAGATGATGGCGCAGTGGAGGCCCGTCGCCAtctccggcgtcgtcggcaccggagGCTACGTCACGCCCATCGGCGTCATGCGATTCCATTTCCAGAAGGCCACCGACCTGCGCAACTTTGAGTCCTTTGGCAAGTCGGACCCGTACGTGCGTGTGCTCATGTCTGGCGTCGACAAGGCCCGCACCGTCACCTTCCGGAACGATCTCAACCCGGAATGGGATGAGGTTCTCTACCTTCCCATCCACACGCCGCGGGACAGGCTGTCTCTCGAGGTCATGGATGCCGAGAAGCTGGGCAAGGATCGAAGTCTGGGCCTGGTCGAGGTTTTCGCCGGCGACTTTGTCCACCAGGACGACAACGGCGAGTATCTCGTCCACGACAAGAAGCAAGTTCGAAACGAAGGTCTCCGTCTGCACGGAAAGGGTATCCCCAAGGGAGCGTTGACCTACACAGTTTCCTTCTACCCATGCCTCAACGTCGCCGAccccgaggaggatgaggaggaagagggagCCGAGAAGGCTGCTGCCGGGGACAAGATCACCAACGGCACCAGCAAGGGCGGAGATCTGCCGAGCGACGCCAAACCTAGCGCGAAGGCGGACAAGGATGGCGAGAAGCAGTCGCAATCAtccacgtcgacgcccgaAAGGCAATCGGTCGAAAAGAAGGGACCGCCAAAGATTCGCCTCAGCCCCGAGGAGCTCCTCAAGCATGAGAGCGGCTTGCTCATTTTCCGCCTtctcgagggcgagctccCCGAGAGCAACAGCCGTCTCGAGGTGTTTGTGGACGACATGGCCTACGCGTCGTACGTTTCGTCGAC encodes:
- a CDS encoding transmembrane protein, coding for MLSITPQVLRTLAHYWQLQYRSVEFATHKQVQSVPVYGVLACCNYSTCTGNGVQWSWAILVRAEAHASPHPHRAPRQVLGVASRPSSLPLLPLASPAVPSSLPPPPACLGRAKLSSVADPAPAVLDHLPKFPLQPQISVTFLADRSTSAMTAREAQELKAQGVIEAARDPQSQVTAEAAEREIVARSKKAGIPAFDFDANATTEQKRAQAQAAVPRELQHSRRPKGAAIITDQDDGTGPDEDLPEASKAGVLDVATDADGKRLADGTDPGAKEAPFARTGWAPKMGWPVESMREAESLLDHATWAEGKLPDKLYGDWYHNVALVIFACISSWLVAVFGGGLGWVFIIMAVCATYYRTSLRRVRRNFRDDITRELALKKIDTDSESLEWINSFLVKFWPIYQPVLAQTIINSVDQVLSSATPAFLDSLKLKTFTLGSKPPRMEHVKTYPKTEDDIVMMDWKFSFTPNDTADMTARQLKNKINPKVVLEIRIGKAMISKGLDVIVEDMAFSGIMRLKIKLQIPFPHVDRIEMCFLERPTIDYVCKPLGGDSFGFDINFVPGLESFILEQIHGNLAPMMYAPNVFPIEVAKMLAGTPVDQAVGVLALTIHGAQGLKNTDNFAGTVDPYACISFSRRQELARTKTIEDNSNPRWNETHYLIVTSFNDSLDIQVFDKNEFRKSKELGVASFRLEDLEELNVRENERIEVIADGKARGVVSCDLRFFPVMEPTTGEDGKPEPLPPSNQGILRFTVEQAKDLDGTKSLVGMLNPYADMFLNGKAVHQTKKLKRTNNPIWDNGSKEILITDRAKAKLGVTIKDDRDLTGDQVLGKYQIKLDEMLECMEQGKEWYQLSGAHSGRVKMMAQWRPVAISGVVGTGGYVTPIGVMRFHFQKATDLRNFESFGKSDPYVRVLMSGVDKARTVTFRNDLNPEWDEVLYLPIHTPRDRLSLEVMDAEKLGKDRSLGLVEVFAGDFVHQDDNGEYLVHDKKQVRNEGLRLHGKGIPKGALTYTVSFYPCLNVADPEEDEEEEGAEKAAAGDKITNGTSKGGDLPSDAKPSAKADKDGEKQSQSSTSTPERQSVEKKGPPKIRLSPEELLKHESGLLIFRLLEGELPESNSRLEVFVDDMAYASYVSSTTQGKTHKFDEIGDCVIREIDVSRLTIKARKKGDEKDQILAQLTGNTLETLKQCLNNPTTLKLKSDDGKNGWVKVSLKYVPIKMQLDPSESINNMGKLRVDVLDAMELPSADRNGKSDPYCKFELNGQEVYKTKVQKKTLSPAWNEFFEVSVPSRTGANFVVNIYDYDFADKPDFLGGALINLANLDPFKPSESRYVLDGKSGSVRIRLLFRPDYVTRTRQGTSNFTGTFSAPSRIVTGVAGAPIKGGAVVAGAVGHGVGRGASFLKRGVFGKKKDGDETNGALPEVAEMDPAGSEVGPGGAPEAAPTPSIELNSPGHSRHRSIGASSIHSAAPGSGPTGTASFTVVSAAGYPPTADLYVVVSQMSPKEKAIGKTKHHKSSTGEWTFDDTFTAKCSSDAQFKIEVKGDHFIGKSDDLGEHVYFVDESGSGAAKELTIGAGTVTLKSHFQPAEQSTPDTPKSHVRRSFLGNREGRGSREPTPNP